AATGAAAGCGAACAGCATTTTAGAAACGATAGGAAATACGCCACATGTACGCATTAACCGTTTGTTCTCTTCCGATGTGGAAGTGTGGAGTAAACTGGAACGTGCAAACCCCGGCGGAAGCATTAAAGACCGTATTGCATTAAGCATGATTGAAGATGCGGAAGCAAAAGGTATTTTGAAAGAAGGCAGTGTGATCATTGAACCAACAAGTGGCAACACTGGTATTGGGTTGGCAATGGTTGCTGCGGTGAAAGGATACAAACTTATTCTAGTGATGCCTGAAAGTATGAGTATCGAGCGTCGCAAGCTGATGAGTGTTTATGGCGCTACGTTTGAATTAACTCCACGTGAAAAAGGAATGAAAGGTGCAATTGCAAAAGCAACTGAACTTGTTGAAGCAACACCTAACAGCTGGATGCCGCAACAGTTTGACAATCCTGCAAATATTGACGTGCATGTAAAAACAACAGCACAGGAAATATTGAATGATTTTCCTGAAGGTTTAGATTATTTAATTACGGGTGTTGGTACCGGTGGACATATTACAGGTGTCGGTCGTGAATTGAAAAAGAAATTCCCCAATCTGAAAGTGTTTGCGGTTGAACCTGAACTTTCTCCGGTGATCGGTGGTGGCGAACCTTCTCCGCATCCTATTCAAGGAATTGGTGCAGGCTTTATTCCTACTAATCTCCATAGAGATGTGTTAGATGGCGTGATACAAGTGAGCAAGGAGGATGCGTTTACATATACACAACGTGCAGCGAAAGAGGAAGCAATTTTCCAGGGTATTTCAAGTGGTGCAACTATGGCTGCACTCGCTAAAAAATTACCTGAGATTCCGAAAGGAAGTCGTGTGTTGATCTTCAACTACGATACTGGCGAGCGCTACTTTAGTGTAGATGGATTGTTTTAATTGGTCGACCCCCAATAGTAAAAATAAAGCCTCCCTTGTGGAGGCTTTGTTATTTTTTGTCTGTTTCCTATTTAATTTATGCATTCACAATTCTAAGTTTTGCATAATTCAACATGATCTTTTTTTCGCCATTCAATTCAAACTTTACAGTTGCAATTGGATTATGAGCGCTGCCTTCCATCTTTACCACTTCACCAAAGCCGAACT
The DNA window shown above is from Lacibacter sp. H375 and carries:
- the cysK gene encoding cysteine synthase A, with the protein product MKANSILETIGNTPHVRINRLFSSDVEVWSKLERANPGGSIKDRIALSMIEDAEAKGILKEGSVIIEPTSGNTGIGLAMVAAVKGYKLILVMPESMSIERRKLMSVYGATFELTPREKGMKGAIAKATELVEATPNSWMPQQFDNPANIDVHVKTTAQEILNDFPEGLDYLITGVGTGGHITGVGRELKKKFPNLKVFAVEPELSPVIGGGEPSPHPIQGIGAGFIPTNLHRDVLDGVIQVSKEDAFTYTQRAAKEEAIFQGISSGATMAALAKKLPEIPKGSRVLIFNYDTGERYFSVDGLF